One genomic window of Mercenaria mercenaria strain notata chromosome 2, MADL_Memer_1, whole genome shotgun sequence includes the following:
- the LOC123564101 gene encoding protoheme IX farnesyltransferase, mitochondrial-like: MRIPAHVTKCFIRLTPISSRHYSSISRKYLWKTNANRVHSYSTKPKVAAATCDTDTDNVEKAVQQEQFETKVIQIKVPSDLSKFRDQNQFHSVTKQAAVNSETTSKKLKEGSNIPTESDTQDFTIFLKHCGVKLDVDNGRQTKEVEVKLPDEKKLLQLYFDYDDGLKIDSTSPSKHVESVSEYTWREVKLDYSKLPQYYMKLSKIRLTGLVVITTMAGYAVAPDPFYLSTFLLCTFGTALTSCSANAVNQYLEVPFDSQMNRTKNRVLVRGHLSPLHAVTFAVITGSTGLVILTLGVNPLTATLGAFNLGLYTLVYTPMKRYSILNTWVGSIVGAIPPMMGWTACTGMLEPGALLLGAILYAWQFPHFNALSWNLRPDYSRGGYRMASVVRPELCKRVALRYSIGMIGLCSAAPLVHLTTWTFAVDSLPLNVWLAYLAWNFYRKGDSNSSRRLFRFTLVHIPALMILMLIGKKSGRDNNSENWQLLQSFKNLISVT, encoded by the exons tattCAACAAAACCAAAGGTTGCAGCAGCTACGTGTGATACAGATACAGACAATGTGGAGAAAGCTGTCCAACAAGAACAGTTTGAGACAAAGGTGATCCAAATAAAAGTTCCGAGTGATTTATCAAAGTTCAGGGATCAAAACCAATTTCATTCAGTTACAAAACAGGCAGCAGTGAATAGTGAGACTACCTCGAAGAAGCTAAAAGAGGGATCTAATATTCCAACTGAAAGTGATACTCAGGATTTTACTATATTCCTCAAGCACTGTGGTGTTAAATTGGATGTAGACAATGGCAGACAAACAAAGGAAGTGGAAGTTAAGCTGCCAGATGAGAAGAAACTTTTACAACTCTATTTTGATTATGATGATGGTTTGAAGATAGACAGTACAAGTCCGTCAAAACATGTAGAATCAGTATCAGAGTATACATGGAGGGAGGTGAAATTGGATTACTCTAAACTGCCTCAGTATTACATGAAACTCTCCAAAATAAGATTGACTG GTTTGGTGGTTATAACAACAATGGCAGGCTATGCTGTAGCTCCGGATCCATTTTACCTGAGCACATTCCTTCTGTGTACTTTTGGTACAGCCCTCACTTCATGTTCAGCCAATGCTGTGAATCAg TATTTGGAAGTTCCATTTGATTCACAGATGAACAGAACAAAGAATAGGGTGCTTGTGCGTGGACATCTCAg TCCGCTGCATGCTGTAACATTTGCTGTGATAACTGGGTCAACAGGACTGGTGATCCTCACCCTCGGTGTGAACCCTCTGACTGCGACTCTTGGAGCGTTTAACCTTGGTCTGTACACACTGGTTTATACACCAATGAAGAGATACAGTATATTAAATACCTGGGTTGGTTCCATTGTTGGGGCTATACCTCCAATGATGGGATGGACAGCATGCACAGGAATGCTGGAACCAG GAGCTTTGTTATTAGGAGCTATTCTATATGCCTGGCAGTTCCCTCACTTTAATGCATTAAGCTGGAATCTACGTCCTGACTATTCTAGAGGCGGATACAGAATGGCGAGTGTAGTACGACCAGAGCTATGTAAGCGTGTAGCTCTTAGATACAGTATAGGCATGATAGGACTGTGTAGCGCAGCTCCCCTCGTACATCTAACAACCTGGACATTTGCTGTCGATTCACTGCCACTCAATGTCTGGCTAGCTTACCTAGCCTGGAACTTTTACAGAAAAGGTGATAGCAATTCATCAAGAAGACTTTTCCGCTTTACATTAGTGCATATACCTGCACTCATGATACTGATGCTCATTGGCAAGAAAAGTGGACGTGATAACAACAGTGAAAATTGGCAATTATTACAATCATTTAAAAATCTGATATCAGTGACTTGA